The following coding sequences are from one Devosia neptuniae window:
- a CDS encoding alkene reductase — MSRLFDPLKLGALTLPNRIIMAPLTRKRAGVERVPNAMMAEYYRQRAGAGLILSEATSVSPQGVGYWGTPGIWNDAQMEGWKHVTQAVHEAGGRMFLQLWHVGRISDPELLKGQLPVAPSAIAAAGHVSSLRPKRPHPVPRALETEEIGGIVDDFRRGAERAKAAGFDGVELHAANGYLIDQFLQDKTNKRTDRYGGSVENRARFLLEIVDAVIAVWGADRVGVHLRPRGEEHDMGDSNPRAIFGYVADELAKREIAFIFVREIEAEDSLLGEIKRRFGGPVIANELMSQQDGERFIEAGIADALAYGRDYIATPDLAERLRQGLPLNTPDKDTFYGEGPEGYTDYPRLLPLG, encoded by the coding sequence ATGTCCCGTTTGTTCGACCCGTTAAAGCTTGGTGCCCTCACCCTGCCGAACCGCATCATCATGGCGCCGCTCACCCGCAAGCGGGCCGGCGTCGAGCGCGTTCCGAACGCCATGATGGCGGAATATTATCGGCAGCGGGCGGGGGCCGGTTTGATCCTGAGCGAAGCGACTTCGGTATCCCCACAGGGCGTCGGCTATTGGGGTACGCCTGGCATCTGGAACGATGCCCAAATGGAAGGCTGGAAACACGTCACCCAGGCGGTCCACGAAGCCGGTGGTCGCATGTTCCTGCAATTGTGGCACGTTGGCCGCATCTCCGACCCTGAACTCCTCAAGGGCCAGCTGCCGGTGGCACCCAGCGCGATCGCGGCCGCCGGTCATGTCTCATCGTTACGGCCGAAGCGGCCGCATCCCGTTCCACGTGCACTGGAAACCGAGGAAATTGGCGGCATTGTCGATGATTTCCGACGCGGTGCCGAGCGGGCGAAAGCGGCCGGGTTCGACGGGGTCGAACTGCATGCGGCCAATGGCTATCTCATCGACCAGTTCCTGCAGGACAAGACCAACAAGCGGACCGATCGATATGGCGGTTCGGTGGAGAACCGCGCCAGGTTCCTCCTCGAAATCGTGGATGCGGTGATTGCGGTTTGGGGTGCCGATCGCGTCGGCGTGCATCTACGGCCCCGTGGCGAGGAACACGATATGGGTGACAGCAATCCCAGGGCGATCTTCGGCTATGTCGCCGACGAACTCGCCAAGCGGGAAATTGCGTTCATTTTCGTGCGTGAGATTGAGGCCGAAGACAGCCTGCTGGGTGAGATCAAGCGCCGGTTTGGCGGCCCGGTCATAGCCAACGAATTGATGTCGCAGCAAGATGGCGAGCGGTTTATCGAGGCCGGCATTGCTGACGCGCTGGCCTATGGGCGCGACTACATCGCCACCCCCGATCTTGCAGAACGTCTTCGGCAGGGGCTGCCTTTGAACACACCGGACAAGGACACGTTCTACGGCGAAGGTCCGGAGGGTTACACCGATTATCCGAGGCTCCTGCCCTTGGGTTGA
- the ypfJ gene encoding KPN_02809 family neutral zinc metallopeptidase: MKWRGRQQSSNIEDRRGQGGGGLGGRMGGSPFGRGGGGIRIPTGGRSGGGIGGVIGIVVILGIIWFATGQNPIDILTGGSSGVPTQSAAPSSSSLPTSGQEDDLRDFVGVVVKETEDLWTEVFAASNQQYPAPAVVLFTGQVNTACGGADARTGPFYCPEDRKVYIDLSFYDQLRDQFGAPGDFAQAYVLAHEVGHHIQNITGVLPEFNRRRQSMSQTDANAYSIRIELQADCYAGVWANYAGQQNIVEQGDFEEALNAADQIGDDTLQKRMQGFAVPKTFNHGTSAQRKTWFERGYQSGNPSDCDTFSGNV, from the coding sequence ATGAAATGGCGTGGCAGGCAGCAGAGCTCCAATATCGAGGATCGGCGCGGGCAGGGCGGGGGCGGCCTGGGCGGGCGGATGGGCGGCAGCCCGTTTGGCCGGGGTGGCGGTGGTATTCGTATTCCCACCGGCGGGCGTTCGGGCGGCGGCATTGGCGGGGTGATCGGCATTGTGGTCATTCTGGGGATTATCTGGTTTGCCACGGGGCAGAACCCGATCGACATTCTGACCGGCGGCAGCTCGGGCGTGCCGACGCAATCGGCGGCGCCATCTTCGTCGTCGCTGCCCACTAGCGGGCAGGAAGACGATCTGCGCGACTTTGTCGGCGTGGTGGTCAAGGAAACCGAGGATTTGTGGACCGAAGTGTTCGCCGCGTCCAACCAGCAATATCCAGCGCCCGCCGTGGTGCTGTTTACGGGCCAGGTCAATACGGCCTGTGGCGGCGCCGATGCGCGGACCGGGCCGTTTTATTGCCCGGAGGACCGCAAGGTCTATATCGACCTGAGCTTCTACGACCAGCTGCGTGACCAGTTCGGCGCGCCGGGCGATTTCGCGCAGGCCTATGTGCTGGCCCATGAAGTGGGCCACCATATCCAGAACATTACCGGGGTGCTGCCCGAGTTCAACCGCCGCCGGCAGAGCATGAGCCAGACCGACGCCAATGCCTATTCGATCCGTATCGAATTGCAGGCCGATTGCTATGCCGGGGTGTGGGCCAATTATGCCGGGCAGCAGAATATCGTGGAGCAGGGCGATTTCGAGGAAGCGCTGAACGCGGCCGACCAGATCGGCGACGACACGCTGCAAAAGCGCATGCAGGGCTTTGCCGTGCCCAAGACGTTCAACCATGGCACGTCGGCGCAGCGCAAGACGTGGTTCGAGCGGGGATATCAGTCGGGCAATCCGAGCGATTGCGATACGTTCTCGGGGAATGTGTAG